TGTCACCCGTTCTACACCGGCAAGCAGAAGATTCTGGACACTGGCGGTCGCGTCGCCAAGTTCGAGAAGCGCTTCGGCAAGCAAGCCACCAAGTAAGTGTTCGAGCGGGTCGCCGCGCTGGTCGATGAACTGCGGTCGTTGGAGGCCGCTCTCGCCGACCCGGTCCTGCACTCCGACCCTGCGCGGGCGCGGGCGGTGGGCAAGCGACACGCGCAATTGCGTCCCGTCGTCCAGACCTACGAGCGCTGGCTGACCGTCGGTGAGGACGAGCAGGCGGCACGCGAACTGGCTGATGCGGACCCCGCCTTCGCTGTGGAGGCAGAGGAACTGGCGGCCGAGCGCGCCGATCTCGCTGAACGCCTGAGCGAACTGCTGGTGCCGCGCGATCCGCTCGACGATTCCGACGCCATCCTGGAGATCAAAGCCGGTGAGGGCGGCGACGAGTCCGCGCTGTTCGCCGGGGACCTGCTGCGCATGTACGAGCGGTACGCAACTGCGCGCGGCTGGCGCATGGAGGTCATCGACCTCGAGGAGACCGCGCTGGGCGGTGTCAAAGACGCGACCGTGTCCGTCAAGGCCAAGGGTCGCACCGAGGTCGACGACATGCCGTTCGCCCGGCTCAAGTGGGAGGCCGGTGTGCACCGGGTGCAGCGTGTGCCCGTCACCGAATCCCAGGGTCGGATCCACACCTCCGCGGCCGGGGTGCTGGTGTTCCCCGAGACCGAGGACGTGGCAATCAGCATCGACCCCAACGACCTGCGCATCGACGTCTACCGCTCGTCCGGCCCTGGCGGTCAGAGCGTGAACACCACCGACTCCGCCGTGCGGATCACACACGTGCCCACCGGCGTGGTCGTCTCGTGCCAGAACGAGAAGTCCCAACTGCAGAACAAGGAGCAGGCGATGCGCATCCTGCGGGCCAGGCTCGTGGCGCTCGCGGAGGAGGAGAAGGCCGCCGAGGCCTCCGCCACCCGCAAGGAGCAGGTGCGCACGGTCGACCGCTCCGAGCGCATCCGCACGTACAACTTCCCGGAGAACCGGATCTCCGACCACCGCACCGGGTTCAAGGCCTACAACCTCGAGCAGGTGCTCGCCGGCGACCTGGATCCGGTGATCCGCAGTTGTCTGGACGCCGACCTTGCGCAGCGGTTGGAGTCGGCGGAGTCGCTGTGAGCGTGCGCCGGCTCGTGGTGGGCAGGCTGCGTGACGCCGGCGTCCCGTCACCGGAGGCCGACGCGGACGCCCTCCTCACGTTCGTCACCGGCGACCGCAGTTTCGCGCCCGTCCTGTCCGATGCGCAGCGGGGTCATCTCGACGAGTTGGTCGCAGCGCGCTGCCGGCGGGTTCCGCTACAGCACCTGACCGGCACTGCCGGCTTCCGCTACCTCGATGTCCTGGTGGGACCGGGGGTGTTCGTGCCCCGCCCGGAGACCGAGGTGCTGGTCGACGTGGCATTGCGCGAGCCGTTCCGCAGTGCCGTGGACCTGTGCACCGGCAGTGCGGCGATTGCGCTGAGCCTGGCCACGGAAACCACGGCCGCCGTGGTGGCAGTGGAGGTCGACCCCGGTGCGCTGGAATGGGCGCGACGCAATGCCGCGGGCAGGGTCGAGGTGCTCCAGGCGGATGTCTGCGCCGATGACCTGAGCCACCTGGGGCCTGTCGACCTTGTGGTGAGCAACCCGCCCTACATCCCCGACGCCATGGTTCCGCGGGACCCGGAGGTGGCGCTGCACGACCCGCCGCTGGCTCTGTACGGCGGTGCTGACGGCCTTGACGTCGTGCGGTGCGTGATCGCCCAGGCGCGTCGCCTGCTGAGACCCGGGGCCGCCTGCTGCTCGAGCACGGCGAGCACCAGGCGGGCCAGATCCGGGCGTTGCTGGTCGGGTTCGCCGAGGTGACCACATGGCAGGACCTCACCGGACGCGACCGCATCACCGGCGGGCGCCTGGGCTGAGGAGCGGCGTGGCGACGGATCGACGCCCCCCTACTTGCCCAGCGCGGCCAGCACTTCCGCTGCCGGGATCGCCCCTTCGCGCACAACCTCGACCCCGGAGCGCAGGTCCACCACGGTGGACGCGGCGCCCCCGGACAACTCGCCGCCGTCCAGGCCGATCGACACGGCGCTGGAATCGCACGATGACAGTTGTGTCGGCGGGAGTTGGCCCGGGACCTGCGCGCCGGTGGCCGCGAGCGGTCCCACTTGCGCGACCAGTTGCAGCATCCACGGGTGCAGGGGCATGCGCAGGGCGACGGCGTCCGCCACCCCGGCCGTCCACGCCAGCGACAACTGCGGCTTCCCGATCAGGGTCAGCGGCCCCGGCCAGAAGGCGCTCGCCAGCACCTCGGCGTCGCGGGGCACCCGGCCCCACAGCGCGTGCATCGTGGTGCGGCGGTCGATGAAGACCGGGATGGCGGAGCCAGCGGGAATGCCGCGGACCTCGCGCATCCGTGCGACCCCGGTTGCCGAGAAGGCGTCGGTGAGCACCGCGTAGTGGAAATCCGCAGGGGCCAGGACCAGCCGACCCGAACGCAGGGCCGTCACCGCGGCGCGGGTTCCGGCCGCGCGCAGTTGCGGGTCGTCGCCGGGGTAGGTCCTCATCACGCGGTCATTGTGGCATCGGCCACGCGGGCTGGACGCGCAGTGCCGGGCCGCGCCGCAGCCTCCCCGTACACTGGCGCCAGACCTCGTCACAGGAGAATCCATGAGCAACGTCCCATTCTGGGGTCCGGACTTCGGCCGGCTCGAAGCTGAGGACCCGGAGATCGCAGGGATCCTGCTGAGCGAACTCGACCGGCTGCGCAGCGGCCTGCAGTTGATCGCCAGCGAGAACTTCACCAGCCCCGCGGTCCTGGCGGCGCTCGGCTCCACGCTGAGCAACAAGTACGCCGAGGGCTACCCCGGCCGGCGCTACTACGGCGGCTGCGCCGAGGTGGACAAGGCCGAGACCATCGGCATCGAGCGGGCGAAGGCCCTCTTCGGCGCCGATCACGCCAATCTGCAGCCGCACTCCGGTGCCTCCGCGAACATCGCGGTGTACGGGGCGTTCGTCAAGCCGGGGGAGAAGGTGCTCGCGATGAGCCTTCCCCACGGCGGCCACCTCACCCACGGCACGAAGGTGTCGTTCTCCGGGAAGTGGTTCGACGCGGTGCACTACGGGGTGAATCCCGAGACCGAGGACATCGACTACGACCAGGTCCGGGACCTGGCCCGGGAGCACCAGCCCAGGATGATCATCTGCGGCGGTTCGGCGATCCCGCGACTCATCGACTTCGCCGCCTTCCGGGAGATCGCCGACGAGGTCGGGGCGATCCTCATGGTCGACGCGGCCCACTTCATCGGCCTGGTGGCCGGTGGGGCCATCCCCAGCCCCGTTCCCTTCGCCGACGTCGTGACCTTCACCACGCACAAGGTTCTGCGCGGCCCGCGAGGCGGCATGATCCTGGCCACCTCCGAGCACGCGGCGGCCATCGACAAGGCGGTGTTCCCGATGATGCAGGGCGGCCCGCTCATGCACGCGGTGGCGGCCAAGGCCGTGGCGCTGAAGGAAGCGGCCACCCCGGCGTACCAGCAGTACGCGCGCGATGTCATCAGCAACGCCCAGGCCCTCACAGCCGGGTTGGAGGCCGAGGGCATGCGCGCGGTGACTGGTGGCACCGACACCCACCTGGCCCTGCTCGACCTGCAGGCACTGGGGGTCACCGGGGCGCAGGCCGAGCAGCGCTGCGATGCCGCGGGGATCGTGCTGAACAAGAACGCCATCCCGTTCGACCCGCAACCGCCGAGCGTGGCCAGCGGGATCCGCGTGGGCTCGCCGAGTGTGACCACCCAGGGCATGGGCGTCACCGAGATGAAGGAGATCGCCTCCCTGATCGCACGGGCCGTGCGGGAGCCGGACGCAGCTGACGAGGTACGGGCCGGGGTTGACACCCTGGTGCGGGCGTTCCCCGCCTACCCGGCCGGCTGAGCCACCGGTCGTGCGCGAGTACCTGGTCTGCTTCCTCGTCGCCGCAGCCGTCACCTACCTGCTGACGCCGCCGGTGCGCAGGCTGGCCATCCGTGCCCGGGCCATGGCCGAGGTGCGCGACCGGGACATCCACGCCACACCCACCCCGCGCTGGGGTGGGCTGGCCATGTACGGAGGCTTCCTCGCCGGGCTGCTCATCGCGAGCAAGTTGCCCGGGATGACCGTGGTGTTCGAGGGCAGCCGGCAACCGCTGGCACTCGTTGTCGGCTCCACCCTGATCGTCGGACTGGGCCTGCTGGACGACCGCTACGGCCTGGACGCGCCCACGAAGTTCGCCGGGCAGGCGCTGGCGGCTGGCTCGATGGCGTTCCTGGGCATCCAGATGGTGTGGCTGCCGATCGGCGGGACGCTGGTCCTCGACCCGCTGACCAGCGTGCTGCTCACCGTGCTGTTCGTGGTCCTCACCATCAACGCCGTCAACTTCGTCGACGGCCTCGACGGCCTGGCCGCCGGGATCGTGGGTATCGCCGCGACCGCGTTCTTCGTCTACGCCTTCCTGCTCTCCGTGGACTTCGGCTTCGACCGGGCGACCCTGGCGGCCCTGATCTGTGCGCTGCTGGCGGGCATGTGCGTGGGGTTCCTGCCGCACAACCTCAACCCCGCGAAGCTGTTCATGGGGGACACCGGCTCCATGCTCATCGGCCTGCTGCTGGCGGCCAGTGCGATCACCCTGTCCGGTCGGGTCGACCCCAGTGCCGTGCGTGGGGAGCTGCTCCTGCCGGCGATCCTGCCGTTGCTATTGCCACTGGCGGTGATCGCGGTGCCGCTGCTCGACGTGGCGATGGCCGTGGTGCGCCGGACGCGTCGCGGCCGCAGCCCGTTCGCCCCGGACAAGGAGCATCTGCACCACCGGCTGCTGGAACTCGGTCACTCCCAGCGTCGTGCGGTCGGTCTGATGTACGCGTGGACGGCCCTCATCGCCTTCTCCGCGGTTGCGGTGGCACTGATCCCGTGGCCGATGGCCCTGGTCATCTTCCTGCTCGGGCTGGGGGGCCTGGCGTTGCTCGTCTCGCGGCCGGCAGGGGCCGCGTCCCGGCGATAAGCCCGGTTTACTCTCCGGTTACAGTGGAGGGACATGAATCCCGATTCCCCTGTTGCGGCCCGGACCATCGTGCGTCCGGCGATTGGAACTGTGGTGGCCGGCCTGATCGGCACAGTGTGGGGCGGGATCGTCGCCGGTAGTGCCGGCGTGGCGGCGGGGATCATGGCCACCGTCGTCGTGCTCCTGTTCTTCGGCCTCGGCCAATTGGCTGTGCAGAGGGTGATTGCCAACAACCCGGCGATGGGGCTCAACGTCGCGCTGGGGGTGTACCTCGGGCAGATCCTGGTGCTGTTCATCCTGCTGCTGGCCCTGCGCGATGCGACATTCTTCGATCCCAAGGTCTTCGCGGGCACCATCGTGGCCTGCGCCCTGGTCTGGACCGCGCTGATCGTGGTCGGCCTGTCGGCGCGGCCCCGCACCTACGTGGAGCCCGAGTCTACCCTGGGCCTCTCCGACGATCCTGAGGTCGTTTCCCGGCTGCGGAAGAACGGCTCGTGAAGGCGCGGGCCGACCACGGGACGGCGTGGGGGTGCTGGTAACTTGAGCCAGGACATGAGAGTTCCGAAGACCGACCGTGAGACGCCCAACGTCGCATGGTCAGTGATGAACAACCTCATCGCCGGGATCCTCGTTTACGGGGGATTGGGCTACCTCATCGGGCTCTGGCTCGGTAACGCCCTCCGTCGGTCTGGCCATCGGTACCGTCGTCGGGCTCGTGGCGAGCACGGTCTTGATCATCTTCCGCCTGCGGCAGTTGGATGGCGGTCCTCACACACAGCGGGAGGCGTAGTGCTGGGCGCAGTCGTTCCGATGTCCGAAGTGGAGCCGGGGTGCCACCTCGGGTCCGGGTGCGGATTCCCCGCCCCTGATGCCTCGATCTTCGAGATCGAGCCCTACTTCGGCAACTTCACCAAGCCGGTGTTCCTGTTGCTGCTCGGCTCGCTGCTCATCATCATCTTCTTCCTGGCAGCCTTCCGCCGGCCGCAGTTGATCCCCAGCAAGTTGCAGAGCATCGGGGAGATGGGCTACCTGTTCATCCGCGACGGGATCAGCCGTGAGGTGATCGGCAAGGACGGCGACCGCTTCGTGCCGCTGCTGTTCACCATCTTCTTCTTCGTGTGGATCGGGAACCTGTGGGGCATCATCCCCGGTGCCCAGTTCCCGGTGAACTCCCGGTTCGCCTTCCCAGTGGGCCTGGCGATCACCGTGTGGGTCATCTACATGTACCTCGGGATGCGCCACCAGGGCCCGTTGAAGTTCTTCACCAACATGATGTTCCCGCCGGGGATGCCCAAGCCGATCTACGTGATCCTGGCGCCGATCGAGTTGATCTCCAACATCGTGGTCCGCCCGGTCACGCTGTCGATCCGGTTGTTCGCCAACATGTTCGCCGGTCACCTGCTGCTGACGGTGTTCACCGTGGCGGCGTTCTACCTGGCCAGCCCCTCGGTCATCGGGATCCTGGGCTCGGCCACCTCGTTCCTGATGACGGTGATCTTCACCGCCTTCGAGGCCCTGATCCAGGCCTTGCAGGCCTATATCTTCACGCTGCTGACCGCGGTGTACATCGCCGGATCACTGCACGCCGAACACTGACCGCACAACAACAGACGTACCCCCTGCCAGGGGGTCCGAGAGGAGAAGGAACCGACATGGTGGACCTGATTGCCGAAATGACCGGCTCAGTGGGAAGTATCGGATACGGCCTGGCCGCCATCGGCCCCGGCATCGGTATCGGCATCATCTTCGGTAACGGTGTGCAGGCCATCGCACGCCAGCCCGAGGCGTACGGTGTCATCCGCCAGAACATGCTGCTGGGCTTCGCGCTGGCCGAGGCGCTCGCGCTGCTGGGCTTCGTGGCCCCGTTCGTCTTCGGTACGTGAGGCAAACATGACCTGGATGCTTGCTGCCGAAGAAGGCGGAAGCAACGTCCTGCGTATCCCGATGTTCGAGTTCGTCATCGGGCTCGCGGCGTTCTTCATCGTGTTCGGGGTGCTGGCGAAGATGGCCCTGCCGAAGATCAAGCAGACGCTCGAGGAGCGGGCTGACGCGATCGAGGGCGGGATCAAGCGCGCGGAGGAGGCGCAGGCCGAGGCCCAGCGCACCCTTGAGCAGTACCAGGAGCAGATGGCTGCTGCCCGTGCCGAAGTTGCGGAGATTCGCCAGCAGGCCGAGGCGGAGCGCGCAACGGTCATGGAGGAGGCGCGCAAGGCTGCTGAGGTGCAGGCCCAGCAGATCGCTGCCAACGCTACCGCCCAGATCGAGGCGGAGAAGGCGAAAGCACTGTCCGAACTGCGACGCTCCATGGGTGGCGTGGCCACCGACCTCGCCGGCCGGATCGTGGGTGAGTCCATGACCGACGACGCTCGTGCATCCTCCGTGGTCGACCGCTTCATCGCTGAGTTGGAACAAGCCGGCCAGAACGGCGGGCAGAACTGATGATCGGGGCCAGTCGCACGTCCCGGGCGGCGCTGCGGGAGGCCGTGGACGCGCGCTTCGACAGCGCCGACGCGGCGGCCCTGGCCGACGACGGCCAAGCGGTGCTGTCATTCGCGGCTCTGCTGGGACGTGAACGGACTCTGCGGCAGACGGTGGCCGACCCGGCGCTCGACGCCGATGCCAAGCGCGGCCTGCTGCAGCGCCTGCTCGAGGGCAAGGTGACCTCCGGGGCGTTCCACCTCATCGTGGAGACGGTCAGCAAGCGCTGGTCGACCGACCGCGACATGGTCGACGCCATGGACGAGGCGGGTGCCGGCCTGCTGCTCATGTCCGCGGAGAAGGGCGGCCGTCTCGACCGGGTCGAGGAGGAGATCTTCCGCTTCGGCCGGATCATCGATTCTCACCCCGACCTGCAGATGGCGCTGACGAACCCGGCTGTGGATGAGGCCAGCAAGGCGGCCATCACCGCACAGTTGCTCGATGACAAAGCGGACCCGCTGACGGTGCGGCTGCTGCAGACCGCCACCACTGAACTGCACGGCCGGCCCGTGCAGATCGCGGTCGCGGACCTGAGTGCGCTGGCAGCGCAACGGCGCGGCCGGGTGGTCGCAGAGGTGCGCACCGCCATCCCGCTGTCGCCGGAGCAGTCGTCCCGGCTGACTGCGGCACTGCGGAGCATCCATCACCGCGACGTCCAGCTCAACGTCACCGTCGACCCCTCCATCGTGGGTGGTGTGGAGGTCCGGGTCGGCGACGAAGTGATCGATGGAACCCTTTCCACCCGTATTGAGTCGGCGCGCCGCCGGCTCACCCACTGACGAAGAACTAGCACGAGAGGCACCGACATGACCGAACTTTCGATTTCGGCCGACGAGATCCGCGCCGCGATCGAGGCCAACGTCTCGACTTTCGCTCCGGAGAACGCCCGCGAGGAGGTCGGCCGCGTCGTCGAGACCGGTGACGGCATCGCCCGGGTGGAGGGTCTGCACTCCGCCATGGCCAATGAGCTGCTGGAGTTCGAAGGCGGCCTGCTCGGCGTGGCGCTGAACCTCGACGTTCGCGAGATCGGTGTCGTGCTGCTCGGTGACGCCAGCGGCGTCGAGGAGGGCCAGACGGTTCGCCGCACCGGCCGCGTGCTCTCGGTGCCTGTGGGTGACGGTTTCCTCGGGCGGGTGGTCGACCCGCTGGGCAACCCGATCGACGGCCTCGGTGACATCACCGCGGAGACCGACCGCGCCCTGGAACTGCAGGCGCCGACAGTCGTGCAGCGGCAGCCTGTGAAGGAACCCATGCTCACCGGCCTGAAGGCCGTCGACGCCATGACCGCGATCGGCCGTGGCCAGCGCCAGCTGATCATCGGTGACCGCCAGACCGGCAAGACCGCCATCGCGCTCGACACGATCCTCAACCAGAAGTCCAACTGGGAGTCCGGCGACCCGAAGAAGCAGGTCAAGTGCATCTACGTCGCGATCGGGCAGAAGGGCTCGACCATCGCGGCGGTACGCGGGGCGCTCGAGGAGTACGGCGCGCTGGAGTACACCACGATCGTCGCGGCCCCGGCCTCGGACTCTGCCGGCTTCAAGTACCTCGCGCCGTACACCGGCTCGGCCATCGGCCAGCACTGGATGTACAACGGCCAGCACGTGCTGATCATCTTCGATGACCTGTCGAAGCAGGCCGAGGCCTACCGCGCCGTGTCGCTGCTGCTGCGCCGCCCGCCGGGCCGTGAGGCGTACCCCGGTGACGTCTTCTACCTGCACTCCCGCCTGCTCGAGCGCTGCGCCAAGCTCTCCGACGAGCTGGGCGGCGGCTCGATGACCGGCCTGCCGATCATCGAGACCAAGGCCAACGACGTGTCGGCCTACATCCCGACCAACGTCATCTCCATCACAGACGGCCAGTGCTTCCTGGAGTCCGACCTGTTCAACTCCGGTGTGCGCCCGGCCATCAACGTCGGCATCTCGGTGTCCCGCGTCGGCGGGTCCGCGCAGCCGAAGGCCATCCGCAAGGTGGCGGGCAGTCTGCGGCTGGACCTGGCCCAGTTCCGCGAGCTCGAGGCATTCGCCGCCTTCGGCTCCGACCTGGACAAAGCCTCGAAGGCGCAGTTGGAGCGCGGCTCCCGGCTGGTGGAGTTGCTCAAGCAGCCGCAGTACAAGCCGTTCTCCATGGAGCGCACCGCGGTGTCGATCTGGGCCGGTACCACCGGGCAGCTCGACGACGTGCCGCTTGAGGACATCCGTCGCTTCGAGTCCGAGTTCCTGGACAACGTGGAGTCGCAGCACGGCGGCGTGCTGGCCGCCATCCGGGAATCCGGTGAGTTCTCCGACGAGTCGCTCGGCGCCCTCGAGAAGGCCATCGACGCCTTCAAACGGACCTTCATGACCAGCGAGGGTCACCTGCTGGTCAAGGATGTCCCGGTGGAGGCGTTGCCGGAGGAGGACATCCACGTCGCCACGGTGACCCGTCAGGTGCGCGGCTGAGCCATGGGTGCCCAACTACGCGTCTTCCGCCGCAGGATCAAGTCGGTCCAGGCGACGAAGAAGATCACGAAGGCGATGGAGCTGATCGCGTCCTCGCGGATCGTGAAGGCCCAGCAGCAGGTGCAGGCGACCGAGCCCTACGCCCGGGAACTGCTGCGCGCCGTGGGACTCGCCGCGTCCCACACCAAGGGCCACCACCCGCTGACCGCCAAGGCCCGGCTGCAGCAGCGAGCCGCCATGTTGCTGGTCACCGCCGACCGTGGTCTGGCCGGCGCGTACTCGGTGAACGCCATCAAGGAGGGCGAGCAGCTCACCGAGTTGCTGCGCACCGAGCGGAACATGGAGGTCGTGCCCTTCATCGTCGGGCGCAAAGGGTTGGCGTTCTACAAGTTCCGCGACCGCGAGGTCGCCGGGAGTGGACCGGTTTCACCGACGCGCCGACGCTGGAGGACGCCAAGCCGATCGCGAAGGCGTTGCTGGAACGCTTCGTCATGAGGACCGAAGAGGGCGGCGCCGACGAGATCCACATCGTCTTCACCCGGTACTGGAACCGGGGCCGCCAGGAGGTGCAGGTCCTGCGCATCCTGCCGCTGGAGGTCGTCGAGGAGGTCGTGGACACCTCCGCCTCGACGATCACCGGCGGTGACAATGCCGGCGGTACCCCGGTGTGGCCGCTGTACGACTTCGAGCCCAGCCCCGAGGAGGTGCTGGACGCCCTGCTGCCCAAGTACGTCGAGTACCTCGTGTACGCGGCGCTGCTGCAGGCGTCGGCATCTGAGCACGCGGCCCGCCAGCGGGCCATGAAGTCGGCCACGGACAACGCCGACGACCCTCATGAAGTCCCTTACCCGTCAAGCCAACCAGGCCCGCCAGGCCGAGATCACCCAGGAAATCAGCGAGATCGTCGGTGGTGCCGACGCGCTGGCCTCCGCAACCTCAGGGAGCTGAAACCCATGACCGCGACCCAGGACACGACCACTGGCGTCGGCCGCGTAGCCCGCGTCACCGGCCCCGTCGTCGACGTTGAGTTCCCGGCAGAGCAGATGCCGGAGTTGTTCAACGCGCTGCACGTCGACGTCACGTTCGACGCCGGTGAGGGTGACATCGAGCACCGCGTGCTGACCCTTGAGGTGGCGCAACACATCGGCGACAACATGGTCCGCGCGATTTCCATGCAGCCGACCGACGGCCTCGTGCGAGGGGCCGCGGTCCGCGACACCGGCGACGCCATCACGGTGCCCGTCGGCGACGCGACCCTCGGCCACGTGTGGAACACCCTGGGCAAGCCCCTGGACGTCGAGGAGTCCTCCCTGCAGATCACCGAGCGGCGCGGCATCCACGCGCCGGCACCCAGTTTCGACCAACTCGAGTCGAAGACCGAGGTGTTCTGGACCGGCATCAAGGTCATCGACCTGCTGACCCCGTACGTCAAGGGCGGCAAGATCGGGCTGTTCGGTGGCGCGGGCGTCGGCAAGACGGTCCTCATCCAGGAGATGATCAACCGCGTCGCCGAGCAGTTCTCCGGTGTGTCGGTGTTCGCCGGTGTCGGCGAGCGCACCCGTGAGGGCAACGACCTCTTCCTGGAGATGACCGAGTCCGGCGTCATCAACAAGACCGCCCTGGTGTTCGGCCAGATGGACGAGCCGCCGGGCACCCGCCTGCGCGTCGCGCTCACCGCGCTGACGATGGCGGAGTACTTCCGGGACGTGCAGAAGCAGGACGTGCTGCTGTTCATCGACAACATCTTCCGGTTCACTCAGGCCGGGTCCGAGGTGTCCACGCTGCTGGGCCGCATGCCGTCGGCGGTGGGCTACCAGCCGACCCTGGCCGACGAGATGGGTCAACTGCAGGAGCGGATCACGTCGACGCGCGGTCACTCGATCACCTCGCTGCAGGCGATCTACGTGCCCGCAGACGACCTGACCGACCCGGCGCCGGCGACGACGTTCGCCCACCTCGACGCCACCACGACGTTGAGCCGGCCGATCTCCGAGCTGGGTATCTACCCGGCCGTGGACCCGCTGGACTCGACCTCGCGGATCCTGGACCCGCGGTACATCGGAGACGACCACTACGCTGTGGCGGCCCGGGTCAAGGAGATCCTGCAGCGCTACAAGGACCTGCAGGACATCATCGCGATCCTCGGCATCGACGAGCTCTCCGAAGAGGACAAGATCCTCGTCAACCGGGCCCGTCGCATCCAGCGCTTCCTCAGCCAGAACATGTTCGTCGCCGAGGCCTTCACCGGCCAGCCTGGCTCGTTCGTGCCCGTGGAGGAGACCATCGCCTCCTTCAAGGCGCTGGCTGACGGCGACTACGACCACATCCCGGAGCAGGCGTTCTTCATGTGCGGTGGGATCGAGGACGTCGAGCGCAACGCGGCGAAGTTGGCCAAGTAGTCATGGCGAGCCTCAATGTCGCGATGGTGTCGACCCGGCGCAATGTCTGGGAGGGCGAGGCGTCGCTGGTCGTGCTGCGCACCCTGGATGGCGAGATCGGGTTGATGCCCGGTCACTCCCCGATGATGGGGATGCTGGCTGACGGTCCGATCCTCATCCGCCCGACCGAGGGTGAGGACCTGCGGGCGTACATCCACGAGGGTTTCGCCACGATGGACGGCAACCGCGTCATCATCCTGGCCGAGTGGCTCGAGTTGGCCGGCGAGATCGACGTCCGGCAGGCCGAGCAAGAGCTTGAGGCGGCTCGGGCCAAGGGCACCGAGGCCGAGGTCCGCAAGCAGGAGGGCCGGCTGCAGGTCGCAGTGGGTCCGCGCCACCACTAGTCCCGCCCGCCCGCGCCTTTGTGACGAAGGTGCGGCCCTAAGAAGTCCGTTTGTGACGAAGGTGCGGGGTCTCCCCGCCGGAGACCCCGCACCTTCGTCGCATTGCGACGATGGTGTCTCGCACCTTCGCCACAATCACCCTGTCCACCCTCGGGTCCGCATGACGCGTTCCACTTGGTCGACGGAAGCGTGAAGGTCCC
This genomic window from Micrococcales bacterium contains:
- a CDS encoding F0F1 ATP synthase subunit B, with translation MTWMLAAEEGGSNVLRIPMFEFVIGLAAFFIVFGVLAKMALPKIKQTLEERADAIEGGIKRAEEAQAEAQRTLEQYQEQMAAARAEVAEIRQQAEAERATVMEEARKAAEVQAQQIAANATAQIEAEKAKALSELRRSMGGVATDLAGRIVGESMTDDARASSVVDRFIAELEQAGQNGGQN
- the prfA gene encoding peptide chain release factor 1, producing MFERVAALVDELRSLEAALADPVLHSDPARARAVGKRHAQLRPVVQTYERWLTVGEDEQAARELADADPAFAVEAEELAAERADLAERLSELLVPRDPLDDSDAILEIKAGEGGDESALFAGDLLRMYERYATARGWRMEVIDLEETALGGVKDATVSVKAKGRTEVDDMPFARLKWEAGVHRVQRVPVTESQGRIHTSAAGVLVFPETEDVAISIDPNDLRIDVYRSSGPGGQSVNTTDSAVRITHVPTGVVVSCQNEKSQLQNKEQAMRILRARLVALAEEEKAAEASATRKEQVRTVDRSERIRTYNFPENRISDHRTGFKAYNLEQVLAGDLDPVIRSCLDADLAQRLESAESL
- a CDS encoding undecaprenyl/decaprenyl-phosphate alpha-N-acetylglucosaminyl 1-phosphate transferase; translated protein: MREYLVCFLVAAAVTYLLTPPVRRLAIRARAMAEVRDRDIHATPTPRWGGLAMYGGFLAGLLIASKLPGMTVVFEGSRQPLALVVGSTLIVGLGLLDDRYGLDAPTKFAGQALAAGSMAFLGIQMVWLPIGGTLVLDPLTSVLLTVLFVVLTINAVNFVDGLDGLAAGIVGIAATAFFVYAFLLSVDFGFDRATLAALICALLAGMCVGFLPHNLNPAKLFMGDTGSMLIGLLLAASAITLSGRVDPSAVRGELLLPAILPLLLPLAVIAVPLLDVAMAVVRRTRRGRSPFAPDKEHLHHRLLELGHSQRRAVGLMYAWTALIAFSAVAVALIPWPMALVIFLLGLGGLALLVSRPAGAASRR
- the atpE gene encoding ATP synthase F0 subunit C, which gives rise to MVDLIAEMTGSVGSIGYGLAAIGPGIGIGIIFGNGVQAIARQPEAYGVIRQNMLLGFALAEALALLGFVAPFVFGT
- the atpB gene encoding F0F1 ATP synthase subunit A yields the protein MSEVEPGCHLGSGCGFPAPDASIFEIEPYFGNFTKPVFLLLLGSLLIIIFFLAAFRRPQLIPSKLQSIGEMGYLFIRDGISREVIGKDGDRFVPLLFTIFFFVWIGNLWGIIPGAQFPVNSRFAFPVGLAITVWVIYMYLGMRHQGPLKFFTNMMFPPGMPKPIYVILAPIELISNIVVRPVTLSIRLFANMFAGHLLLTVFTVAAFYLASPSVIGILGSATSFLMTVIFTAFEALIQALQAYIFTLLTAVYIAGSLHAEH
- a CDS encoding F0F1 ATP synthase subunit delta; its protein translation is MIGASRTSRAALREAVDARFDSADAAALADDGQAVLSFAALLGRERTLRQTVADPALDADAKRGLLQRLLEGKVTSGAFHLIVETVSKRWSTDRDMVDAMDEAGAGLLLMSAEKGGRLDRVEEEIFRFGRIIDSHPDLQMALTNPAVDEASKAAITAQLLDDKADPLTVRLLQTATTELHGRPVQIAVADLSALAAQRRGRVVAEVRTAIPLSPEQSSRLTAALRSIHHRDVQLNVTVDPSIVGGVEVRVGDEVIDGTLSTRIESARRRLTH
- a CDS encoding L-threonylcarbamoyladenylate synthase, translated to MMRTYPGDDPQLRAAGTRAAVTALRSGRLVLAPADFHYAVLTDAFSATGVARMREVRGIPAGSAIPVFIDRRTTMHALWGRVPRDAEVLASAFWPGPLTLIGKPQLSLAWTAGVADAVALRMPLHPWMLQLVAQVGPLAATGAQVPGQLPPTQLSSCDSSAVSIGLDGGELSGGAASTVVDLRSGVEVVREGAIPAAEVLAALGK
- a CDS encoding serine hydroxymethyltransferase, yielding MSNVPFWGPDFGRLEAEDPEIAGILLSELDRLRSGLQLIASENFTSPAVLAALGSTLSNKYAEGYPGRRYYGGCAEVDKAETIGIERAKALFGADHANLQPHSGASANIAVYGAFVKPGEKVLAMSLPHGGHLTHGTKVSFSGKWFDAVHYGVNPETEDIDYDQVRDLAREHQPRMIICGGSAIPRLIDFAAFREIADEVGAILMVDAAHFIGLVAGGAIPSPVPFADVVTFTTHKVLRGPRGGMILATSEHAAAIDKAVFPMMQGGPLMHAVAAKAVALKEAATPAYQQYARDVISNAQALTAGLEAEGMRAVTGGTDTHLALLDLQALGVTGAQAEQRCDAAGIVLNKNAIPFDPQPPSVASGIRVGSPSVTTQGMGVTEMKEIASLIARAVREPDAADEVRAGVDTLVRAFPAYPAG